A single window of Gammaproteobacteria bacterium DNA harbors:
- a CDS encoding efflux RND transporter permease subunit has product MLARLVEFALTQRLLMLLFMLLLIAGGSYAFKGLPIDAFPDVSSTQVKVIIKAPGMTPEEIEARITAPIEVEMLGIPNQKILRSVTKYGLTDITLDFTDGTDIYWARQQVAERYNNIAGDLPSGISGGLAPITTPLGEMFMFTIEGGDLSLMERRSLLDWVIRPALRTLPGVADVNALGGLVRSFEVAPDNMALRARGIGLDELQAALETNNRNDGAGRLTDGEEVLLVRSEGTIKTLDDLRAIVVTSRDGMPVRVGDVAEVRIGSLTRYGVVTKDGKGEAVQGLVLGLRGANAQQVVEGVRNKLAELTPTLPKGVKTKVFYDRGSLVERAVGTVSEALLEAIVLVVILLILFLGNLRAALVVALTLPLAALVTFIMMRLFGMSANLMSLGGLAIAIGMLVDAAVVVVENTVSHLAHDKSAASVPHLHVIYRAVREVATPVTAGILIIIIVFLPLLTLQGLEGKLFIPVALTIVFALSGSLALSLTIIPVLASFLLKRVAHNEPWLVRKANALYEPLLRWSLNHVKTVVTAAGVALLLTVFVYMQTGKTFMPEMDEGDLIVGIVKLPSISLEQTAALDLKIHQAIMSQVPEVTGIVARAGADELGLDPMGLNQTDTYLKTKPRSEWRVPDKEWLKDELRKVLDQLPGISYSFTQPIDMRVQEMIIGVRGDIAVKVFGPDLATLNRLAAEIEAVLKTVPGSQDVYTVQNEGVQYLTVGIDRLAAGRMGLNVDDIGEALRSQLEGKTLGVVLEGARRTPVLLRGEDNVRTSPTLFSQLTLALPNGGNVPISTVAKLQRVDGPVKIDRENAARMSVTLSNVQNRDLVGFVEEARRAVSERVKLPDGYRLSWGGQFENQQRAAARLAIVVPVALGLIFLLLFATFGSVRQAVLVLSNIPFAMVGGVFALWLSGEYLSVPASVGFIALLGIAVLNGVVMVSYFNQLRAQGMALAAVVIEGAKRRLRPVLMTASIAAFGLVPLLFASGPGSEIQKPLAIVVIGGLVSATLLTLILLPILYRRFGISPKEA; this is encoded by the coding sequence ATGCTGGCGCGCCTGGTTGAATTCGCCCTGACCCAGCGTCTGCTGATGTTGCTGTTCATGTTGCTGCTCATCGCGGGCGGCAGCTATGCCTTCAAAGGCTTGCCCATAGACGCCTTTCCCGATGTCTCGTCCACGCAGGTCAAGGTCATCATCAAGGCCCCCGGCATGACGCCGGAAGAGATCGAGGCGCGCATCACCGCGCCCATCGAGGTGGAGATGCTCGGCATCCCGAACCAGAAAATCCTGCGCTCGGTGACCAAATACGGGCTGACCGACATCACCCTCGATTTTACGGACGGCACCGACATTTACTGGGCGCGGCAGCAGGTCGCGGAGCGCTACAACAATATCGCCGGCGATCTTCCTTCCGGTATTTCCGGCGGCCTCGCGCCGATCACCACGCCGCTGGGCGAGATGTTCATGTTCACCATCGAGGGCGGCGATCTCTCGCTCATGGAGCGCAGGAGCCTGTTGGATTGGGTGATCCGCCCGGCGCTGCGTACCTTGCCGGGCGTAGCCGATGTCAACGCGCTGGGCGGGCTGGTGCGCAGTTTCGAGGTGGCGCCGGACAACATGGCCTTGCGCGCGCGCGGCATTGGCCTGGATGAATTGCAGGCGGCGCTGGAGACCAATAATCGCAACGACGGCGCGGGACGTCTCACCGACGGTGAAGAGGTGTTGCTGGTGCGTTCCGAGGGCACGATCAAGACGCTGGACGACTTGCGCGCCATCGTCGTGACCAGCCGCGATGGCATGCCGGTGCGCGTGGGCGATGTGGCCGAGGTGCGCATCGGCAGTCTCACCCGCTACGGCGTGGTGACCAAGGACGGCAAGGGCGAGGCGGTGCAGGGCCTGGTGCTGGGCCTGCGCGGCGCGAACGCACAGCAAGTGGTGGAGGGCGTGCGCAACAAGCTGGCGGAACTGACCCCCACGCTCCCAAAGGGGGTGAAAACAAAAGTGTTTTATGATCGCGGCAGCCTGGTGGAGCGCGCGGTCGGCACTGTCTCTGAGGCTTTATTGGAAGCCATCGTGCTGGTGGTGATTCTGCTCATTCTGTTTCTGGGCAATCTGCGCGCCGCGCTGGTGGTGGCGCTGACCTTGCCGTTGGCGGCGCTGGTCACCTTTATCATGATGCGGCTATTCGGCATGTCGGCCAATCTGATGAGCCTGGGCGGGCTGGCGATTGCCATCGGCATGCTGGTGGACGCGGCGGTGGTGGTAGTGGAAAACACCGTCTCGCATCTCGCGCACGACAAGAGCGCCGCGTCTGTGCCGCACCTGCATGTGATTTACCGCGCGGTGCGCGAGGTGGCGACACCCGTGACCGCCGGTATTCTGATTATCATCATCGTGTTCCTGCCGCTGCTCACACTGCAAGGCCTGGAGGGCAAACTGTTCATCCCGGTGGCATTGACCATCGTGTTCGCCCTGTCCGGCTCGCTAGCGCTTTCTCTAACGATTATTCCGGTGCTCGCTTCCTTTCTGCTGAAACGGGTTGCGCATAATGAGCCCTGGCTGGTGCGTAAGGCAAACGCGCTGTATGAACCGCTGTTGCGCTGGTCCTTGAATCACGTAAAAACCGTTGTGACGGCAGCCGGAGTGGCATTGCTGTTGACCGTTTTTGTTTACATGCAAACCGGCAAGACCTTCATGCCGGAAATGGACGAGGGTGATCTCATTGTCGGCATCGTGAAACTGCCTTCCATCAGCCTGGAGCAAACCGCCGCGCTGGATTTGAAAATCCATCAGGCGATAATGAGCCAGGTGCCGGAAGTAACCGGCATCGTGGCGCGCGCCGGGGCGGATGAGTTGGGTCTCGATCCGATGGGACTGAATCAGACCGACACCTATCTAAAGACCAAGCCGCGCAGCGAGTGGCGCGTACCCGACAAGGAATGGCTGAAAGATGAACTGCGCAAGGTGCTCGATCAATTGCCGGGCATTTCCTACAGCTTCACCCAGCCGATAGACATGCGCGTGCAGGAGATGATTATCGGCGTGCGCGGCGATATCGCGGTGAAGGTGTTCGGGCCGGATCTCGCCACCCTCAACCGCTTGGCCGCGGAGATCGAGGCGGTGCTGAAGACCGTCCCCGGCAGCCAGGATGTATATACGGTGCAGAATGAGGGCGTGCAATATCTTACGGTCGGGATCGACCGGCTCGCCGCCGGGCGCATGGGCTTGAACGTGGATGACATCGGCGAGGCGTTGCGCTCACAACTGGAAGGCAAGACCTTGGGCGTAGTGCTGGAAGGGGCGCGGCGCACGCCGGTGTTGCTGCGCGGTGAAGATAACGTGCGTACCTCGCCGACCCTGTTTTCCCAACTGACCCTGGCTTTGCCCAATGGCGGGAATGTCCCGATTTCCACCGTGGCCAAGTTGCAGCGCGTGGACGGGCCGGTCAAGATAGACCGTGAAAACGCCGCGCGCATGTCAGTGACGCTCTCCAATGTGCAGAACCGCGACCTGGTCGGCTTTGTGGAAGAGGCCAGACGGGCGGTGAGCGAGCGCGTGAAATTACCTGATGGCTACCGGTTGAGTTGGGGCGGACAATTTGAAAATCAGCAGCGCGCCGCCGCGCGTCTTGCTATCGTGGTGCCGGTGGCATTGGGGCTGATCTTTCTGTTGCTGTTCGCCACCTTCGGCTCGGTACGCCAGGCGGTGCTGGTGCTTTCCAACATCCCATTCGCCATGGTCGGCGGCGTGTTCGCCCTATGGCTGTCGGGGGAATATCTATCCGTTCCCGCCTCAGTCGGCTTTATCGCCCTGCTTGGCATCGCGGTATTGAACGGCGTGGTGATGGTCAGTTACTTCAACCAGTTGCGCGCGCAAGGCATGGCGCTCGCTGCTGTGGTGATCGAAGGAGCGAAGCGGCGTTTGCGCCCGGTGTTGATGACCGCCAGCATCGCCGCCTTCGGCCTGGTGCCGTTGCTGTTTGCCAGCGGCCCCGGATCGGAGATTCAGAAACCTTTGGCGATCGTGGTGATCGGCGGTCTGGTGAGCGCCACCCTGCTGACGCTGATCTTGCTGCCTATTCTTTATCGCCGCTTTGGCATAAGCCCGAAGGAGGCCTAA
- a CDS encoding efflux RND transporter periplasmic adaptor subunit translates to MRKLRTICLLLSNVFTFPVLYAAEDIPMSVEQAQSLDIATASLRKQEAEVAAGLPAQVVIPNSQMHIVSAPVAGFVESMRVAVNEQVKQDQILARLESPTLIEAQRTFLQAVTRAALRRENLGRDEKLFKDGIIAGSRYLMTKNEFTEASAELAERQQLLSLYGMSKAAIQQLRDQRILTSAVEIVSPMDGVVLEQLAVAGQRTEASAPLYKLASLSPLWLEVAVPLSRLAQINEGSKITVPAYQAVGKVLSVGRSVDSANQTVMVRAEVTEGAQRLRPGQQIEVMIAAPDTVTQQWAVPNQALVRQQGQVYVFVQTPSGFRAQAVTVVSAEAETSTVQAPLRGDERIAVRGVVALKGAWQGLGGGE, encoded by the coding sequence ATGCGCAAGCTGCGCACTATTTGTCTGCTATTGAGTAATGTTTTTACCTTCCCGGTGCTGTACGCCGCCGAGGACATTCCGATGTCTGTTGAACAGGCGCAATCCCTGGACATTGCGACTGCGTCCCTCCGGAAGCAAGAGGCAGAGGTTGCGGCCGGGTTGCCTGCACAGGTGGTGATCCCCAACAGCCAGATGCACATTGTGAGTGCGCCCGTGGCCGGTTTCGTGGAGAGCATGCGGGTGGCCGTCAATGAGCAGGTAAAACAGGATCAGATTCTGGCACGCCTGGAAAGCCCCACGCTCATCGAAGCGCAACGGACATTCTTACAAGCGGTGACGCGGGCGGCGTTACGGCGCGAGAATCTCGGGCGCGATGAGAAACTGTTCAAGGATGGCATCATTGCGGGGAGCCGCTATTTAATGACGAAAAACGAGTTTACCGAAGCCTCCGCCGAATTGGCCGAGCGCCAGCAGTTACTGTCTCTTTATGGCATGAGTAAAGCGGCCATTCAGCAGTTGCGGGACCAGCGCATCCTGACCAGCGCCGTGGAGATTGTCTCCCCTATGGACGGTGTGGTGCTGGAACAACTGGCCGTGGCCGGACAGCGCACCGAGGCGTCGGCCCCGCTCTACAAATTGGCCAGCCTCTCGCCTCTGTGGCTGGAGGTCGCCGTGCCGCTGTCGCGGCTGGCGCAGATAAACGAGGGCAGCAAGATCACTGTGCCCGCTTATCAAGCCGTCGGCAAGGTGCTGTCGGTGGGGCGCAGCGTGGATAGCGCCAATCAGACCGTGATGGTGCGCGCAGAGGTGACCGAAGGCGCACAACGCCTGCGCCCCGGGCAACAGATTGAGGTGATGATTGCCGCACCCGACACCGTGACCCAACAGTGGGCCGTGCCGAACCAGGCCTTGGTGCGCCAGCAAGGACAGGTGTATGTGTTTGTACAAACTCCCAGCGGTTTTCGGGCGCAAGCGGTGACGGTGGTGAGCGCGGAGGCGGAGACCAGCACTGTTCAAGCTCCATTGCGCGGCGATGAACGTATCGCGGTGCGTGGCGTGGTGGCCTTGAAAGGCGCTTGGCAGGGACTGGGTGGAGGCGAATGA
- a CDS encoding cation-translocating P-type ATPase: MTCWRASHGTGSPTSNSTRTRRASRSVSRYARRGAACWATTSFEFFYPFACMIAHIDIDKPRTSISQTLELHVEGLCCTGCAVAVEKALKHRAGVEDINILSAAEKVQIRYDAERVRPEMLADAITALGYKTTYSQEGVTTPALETKRLPLGNAISFGFVALVAVIILAEIGAESLGLFERAQARVPLPVLLAAILIGGYPIFRRAFLGLRSRQINVDTMMSVGILGAAAIGQFTAAALIVFFMNLAHWLEAFTIGKARKAIQELIRLAPKTAHIKFDGRELEVPVERLAPGDVVAVRPGEQIPADGVVIAGASAVNQASITGESLPVEKRPGDTVFAATLNERGHLEVRVTRVGADTTFGKIVKLVEEAEAVKAPVQKFADRFMTYFLPTAIAVAGLTYFISGEATYAIAVLVAACPCAVGLATPLSVVAGVGRGARHGLLIKGGLYLERLARVDCVVMDKTGTITFGRPQVTGIVALNERPATELLALAAAVEQRSEHPLASAILSRAQAEGITASEAQDFEYAVGKGIGARVAGRAVLLGNARFLDERGVSVPTEAGNRIEAFEREGKTALLLAVDGRLEGLIAVADVIRAEIPEAVAALKRLGIKRLILLTGDNERVAAAVAAQIGVSEHRASLLPEDKIAIMRELQRAGYTVAMVGDGVNDAPALAQADVGIAMGVAGSDVALEAAHVALMRDDWREIPEAIRTGRRTYRTIRQNIALGITWDVITMGLASAGILSPVMAAATEVVPDVLVSLNSARLLKTPRRGN; this comes from the coding sequence ATGACGTGCTGGAGAGCGTCACACGGAACGGGCTCGCCGACAAGCAACTCGACAAGGACAAGGCGCGCCTCAAGAAGCGTCTCTCGCTACGCGAGAAGGGGCGCTGCGTGCTGGGCTACGACGAGCTTTGAATTTTTTTACCCCTTTGCATGCATGATTGCGCATATTGACATAGATAAGCCAAGGACCTCGATCTCCCAGACCCTCGAATTGCACGTCGAGGGTCTGTGCTGCACCGGGTGTGCCGTAGCGGTGGAGAAGGCGCTCAAGCATCGCGCCGGGGTCGAGGACATCAATATCCTGTCGGCCGCCGAGAAGGTGCAGATCCGCTACGACGCCGAACGGGTGAGGCCGGAGATGCTCGCCGACGCCATCACCGCGCTCGGCTACAAGACCACCTACTCGCAAGAAGGCGTAACTACGCCTGCGCTCGAAACCAAGCGCCTGCCGCTTGGCAACGCGATTTCATTCGGCTTCGTCGCCCTGGTCGCAGTCATCATCCTCGCGGAAATCGGCGCCGAGTCCCTGGGGCTGTTCGAGCGCGCGCAGGCGCGCGTGCCGCTGCCGGTGCTGCTCGCCGCGATTCTGATCGGCGGCTATCCGATCTTCCGCCGCGCCTTTCTCGGGCTGCGCAGCCGCCAGATCAACGTGGACACGATGATGAGCGTGGGCATCCTGGGCGCGGCGGCCATCGGGCAATTTACTGCCGCAGCGCTCATCGTCTTTTTCATGAACCTCGCTCATTGGCTGGAAGCGTTCACCATCGGCAAAGCCCGGAAGGCCATCCAAGAGCTGATCCGGCTTGCGCCCAAGACCGCGCACATAAAATTCGATGGACGCGAACTCGAAGTGCCGGTGGAAAGGCTCGCGCCCGGCGATGTCGTCGCGGTCCGCCCGGGCGAGCAAATCCCGGCCGACGGCGTGGTGATTGCTGGAGCGAGTGCCGTCAACCAAGCCTCAATCACCGGGGAGAGCCTGCCGGTGGAGAAACGGCCCGGGGATACGGTCTTCGCCGCGACGCTGAACGAACGCGGCCATCTCGAAGTGCGCGTAACCCGCGTCGGCGCGGACACGACTTTCGGCAAGATCGTCAAGCTCGTGGAGGAGGCCGAGGCGGTCAAAGCGCCGGTGCAGAAGTTCGCCGACCGCTTCATGACTTATTTCCTGCCTACCGCGATTGCTGTCGCGGGGCTGACCTATTTTATTTCGGGCGAGGCGACCTACGCGATCGCCGTGCTGGTCGCCGCTTGTCCGTGCGCCGTCGGGCTCGCCACCCCGCTCTCGGTCGTCGCCGGTGTGGGGCGCGGCGCGCGGCATGGGCTGCTCATCAAGGGCGGGCTTTATCTCGAACGCCTCGCGCGCGTTGACTGCGTGGTGATGGACAAGACCGGGACGATCACCTTCGGCAGACCGCAGGTGACCGGCATCGTCGCTCTGAACGAAAGGCCCGCCACCGAACTGCTCGCACTCGCCGCCGCCGTGGAGCAGCGCTCCGAGCACCCGCTCGCCTCGGCCATCCTCTCGCGTGCACAGGCCGAGGGGATCACAGCGTCCGAAGCGCAGGACTTCGAGTATGCCGTGGGCAAGGGCATCGGCGCGCGCGTCGCGGGCCGTGCGGTACTGCTCGGCAACGCGCGCTTCCTTGATGAGCGCGGTGTCTCGGTGCCGACTGAAGCGGGAAACCGGATCGAGGCGTTCGAGCGTGAGGGCAAGACCGCTCTGCTGCTCGCCGTGGACGGCCGACTCGAAGGTCTGATCGCGGTTGCGGACGTGATCCGCGCCGAGATCCCGGAGGCGGTCGCCGCATTGAAGCGGCTCGGTATCAAGCGCCTGATACTGCTCACCGGCGACAACGAACGCGTCGCCGCCGCGGTCGCCGCCCAGATCGGCGTCAGCGAGCACCGTGCGAGCCTCCTGCCCGAGGACAAGATCGCCATTATGCGCGAGTTGCAACGCGCCGGTTACACGGTGGCGATGGTCGGCGATGGCGTGAACGACGCGCCCGCGCTGGCCCAGGCCGACGTCGGCATCGCCATGGGCGTGGCGGGCAGCGACGTGGCCTTGGAGGCCGCGCACGTCGCGCTCATGCGCGATGACTGGCGCGAGATCCCCGAGGCCATTCGAACCGGCCGTCGCACCTACCGCACCATCCGCCAGAACATCGCGCTCGGCATCACTTGGGATGTGATCACTATGGGGCTTGCCTCGGCGGGCATCCTGAGCCCGGTGATGGCTGCGGCGACCGAGGTGGTGCCGGACGTGCTGGTGTCGCTCAACTCGGCGCGGCTGCTGAAAACGCCGCGTCGCGGGAACTGA
- a CDS encoding ABC transporter permease, with amino-acid sequence MNLWKLTWRNLTRRKGRFVFTLAGVAVGMAAFVALMTLGEALTHEVKKQAQGLGGQLVVTPKGWCAYEQISVLTGEQLPEAIPMSELAKIQALPGLKAVPHLNQRTAFRNRPVPAIGIWPAEMHALQKWRLTAGRYFNDAQERGVVIGSAIARQFELKPGDNFTVRGQAMPVLGVLAETGTKDDIAAFLPLAVAQAIYGVPDKVSFITVQVQDISQLDAVSLKIQEVANVAVVSDKQLTASILSIIGTVGAAMQAIAAVGVLIAAFGIVNTLLTAVYERRREIGILQAIGGNRSTLFGAFLLESGLYGLLGGLLGIALGALAAHTLGPRLTQNAFTAALPPSPLPTVDGATVMLTLAFSVTLALIAGLYPAWRAARLSPMEAIRHV; translated from the coding sequence ATGAATCTCTGGAAGCTTACTTGGCGTAATCTCACGCGCCGCAAGGGCCGCTTCGTTTTCACCCTCGCCGGTGTGGCCGTCGGCATGGCCGCCTTCGTCGCGCTCATGACGCTCGGCGAGGCGCTGACCCACGAGGTCAAGAAACAGGCGCAGGGGCTCGGCGGACAACTGGTGGTGACGCCGAAGGGCTGGTGCGCCTACGAGCAGATTTCAGTGCTCACCGGCGAGCAACTGCCGGAGGCGATCCCGATGTCCGAGCTCGCCAAGATCCAGGCCTTGCCGGGCCTCAAGGCGGTGCCCCACCTCAACCAGCGCACGGCGTTCCGCAATCGCCCGGTGCCGGCGATCGGTATCTGGCCGGCGGAGATGCACGCGCTTCAGAAATGGCGGCTCACCGCCGGGCGCTACTTTAATGATGCGCAGGAACGCGGGGTCGTGATCGGCTCGGCCATCGCCCGGCAGTTCGAGTTGAAGCCCGGCGACAACTTCACCGTCCGCGGCCAGGCCATGCCGGTGCTCGGCGTGCTCGCCGAAACCGGTACCAAGGACGACATCGCCGCTTTCCTCCCGCTCGCGGTCGCGCAGGCGATCTACGGCGTGCCGGACAAGGTGTCGTTCATCACGGTGCAGGTGCAGGACATCAGCCAGCTCGACGCCGTGAGCCTGAAGATACAGGAGGTCGCCAATGTCGCGGTGGTCAGCGACAAGCAGCTCACCGCCTCCATCCTGTCGATCATCGGCACCGTGGGCGCGGCGATGCAGGCGATCGCGGCGGTCGGCGTGCTGATCGCGGCCTTCGGCATCGTCAACACACTGCTCACGGCGGTATACGAGCGCCGGCGCGAGATCGGCATCTTGCAGGCGATCGGCGGCAATCGTTCGACGCTCTTTGGCGCCTTCTTACTAGAGTCCGGTCTCTACGGGCTGCTGGGCGGTCTGCTCGGAATCGCCCTGGGCGCGCTCGCCGCGCACACGCTTGGGCCGCGCTTGACGCAAAACGCCTTCACCGCTGCGTTGCCGCCGTCGCCCCTGCCGACCGTGGACGGTGCCACCGTGATGCTCACTCTCGCTTTCTCCGTCACGCTCGCGCTGATCGCCGGGCTCTATCCCGCGTGGCGCGCGGCGCGCCTGTCACCCATGGAGGCGATCCGCCATGTCTGA
- a CDS encoding ABC transporter ATP-binding protein: protein MSEALIQMECVTKVYGRGAAQTAALRDISLAIARNEWLAIMGPSGHGKSTLLQLMGGLDRPTTGAIRLDGAELSALSPGRLAAIRARRIGFVFQFFNLLPHLTALENVQTALWFGGTSRQNGRALELLGQVGLADKARSLPGELSGGQQQRVAIARALANEPDVLLLDEPTGNLDSAAEAELLALLDVLHGSGRTIVMVTHNPVVASRAKRLVSVRDGRIERDG, encoded by the coding sequence ATGTCTGAAGCATTGATCCAGATGGAGTGCGTCACCAAGGTCTACGGCCGGGGCGCGGCGCAGACCGCGGCGCTGCGGGACATCTCGCTCGCGATCGCGCGCAACGAGTGGCTCGCGATCATGGGCCCGTCCGGGCACGGCAAGAGCACGCTCTTACAACTCATGGGCGGGCTCGACCGCCCGACCACGGGCGCGATCCGGCTCGATGGCGCGGAGCTCAGCGCACTCTCGCCGGGACGGCTCGCCGCGATCCGCGCCCGTCGCATCGGCTTTGTGTTCCAGTTCTTCAACCTGCTGCCGCATCTCACGGCGCTCGAGAACGTGCAGACCGCATTGTGGTTCGGCGGCACGAGTCGGCAGAATGGCCGCGCCTTGGAACTGCTGGGCCAAGTGGGGCTCGCAGACAAGGCGCGCTCCCTGCCGGGCGAGCTTTCCGGCGGACAGCAGCAGCGTGTGGCGATCGCCCGCGCCTTGGCGAACGAGCCGGACGTGCTGCTCCTGGACGAGCCGACCGGCAACCTGGACTCGGCTGCCGAGGCGGAGCTGCTCGCGTTGCTCGATGTGTTGCATGGCTCGGGCCGGACCATCGTGATGGTCACGCACAACCCTGTCGTGGCGAGCCGCGCGAAACGCCTGGTGTCGGTGCGCGACGGCCGGATCGAGCGGGATGGCTGA
- a CDS encoding TlpA family protein disulfide reductase: protein MAEMLRMNKRLALFLGTVLTLTAAGAAAYILSAKSSMGNVAFTTLKGERIQLRDLRGKVVLVNFWATTCPTCVKEMPELVKTYHRYHPKGLEIIAVAMSFDPPVFVKEFAEQHALPFPVALDTQEEAARAFGGVKAVPATLILDKEGRLVSRTLGLIEFDKLHAYLDQALH, encoded by the coding sequence ATGGCTGAGATGTTACGCATGAACAAAAGGCTCGCCCTGTTCCTGGGGACCGTGTTGACCCTGACCGCAGCGGGCGCCGCGGCATACATACTGTCTGCGAAGTCCTCGATGGGTAATGTTGCCTTTACCACCCTCAAGGGCGAGCGCATCCAGCTCCGCGATTTGCGCGGGAAAGTAGTGCTGGTGAACTTCTGGGCTACCACCTGTCCGACGTGCGTGAAGGAGATGCCCGAACTCGTCAAAACGTATCATCGCTACCATCCGAAGGGTCTCGAGATCATCGCGGTGGCCATGTCCTTCGATCCGCCGGTGTTCGTCAAAGAATTCGCCGAGCAGCACGCGCTGCCGTTTCCGGTCGCGTTGGACACTCAAGAGGAAGCTGCTAGGGCTTTTGGCGGTGTAAAGGCCGTGCCCGCCACGTTGATCCTGGACAAGGAAGGACGGCTGGTGTCGCGCACCCTCGGCTTGATCGAGTTCGACAAGCTACACGCGTATCTGGATCAAGCACTCCACTGA
- a CDS encoding ABC transporter ATP-binding protein, which yields MTTLLELKNIECRYGDLVAVRNLSMQVGEGDLVCLLGPSGCGKSTALRAIAGFEPVVSGEITLGGVTLSRPGFMLPPEKRHMGMVFQDYALFPHLNVSDNICFGLRGLTKQAHQEIATRLLGVVGLAGLEERYPHELSGGQQQRVALARALAPKPALILMDEPFSNLDVDMRERLSMEVRAILKSQGSTAILVTHDQHEAFALGDRIGVMSEGAILQWDTPYNLYHEPANRFVADFIGQGVFLRGRLLSENTILTELGVIQGKHTYDWPRGATVELLVRPDDIIHDDAAEMRAEVIHKAFKGAEIMYTLRLPTGSQVLSLFPSHHNHTLGEKVGIKLDVDHVVAFKGEG from the coding sequence ATGACCACTCTACTTGAACTCAAAAATATCGAGTGCCGCTATGGCGATCTCGTGGCCGTGCGTAATCTTTCCATGCAGGTCGGAGAGGGGGATCTGGTGTGCCTGCTGGGGCCGAGCGGTTGCGGCAAAAGTACCGCGTTGCGCGCGATTGCCGGTTTTGAGCCCGTGGTCAGCGGCGAGATTACGCTGGGCGGCGTGACGCTGTCGCGCCCGGGCTTCATGCTTCCGCCCGAGAAACGCCACATGGGGATGGTGTTTCAAGACTACGCCCTTTTCCCCCACCTCAATGTCAGCGATAACATTTGCTTTGGCCTGCGCGGGCTCACCAAGCAGGCTCACCAGGAAATTGCCACCCGGCTGCTCGGTGTGGTCGGTCTGGCGGGGCTTGAGGAACGCTATCCCCACGAACTCTCCGGAGGACAGCAACAGCGTGTCGCCCTGGCCCGCGCCCTGGCGCCGAAGCCCGCGCTGATCCTGATGGATGAACCGTTCTCCAATCTTGACGTAGACATGCGCGAACGGCTCAGCATGGAAGTGCGCGCCATTCTCAAAAGCCAGGGCAGCACCGCAATTCTGGTCACGCATGACCAGCACGAGGCCTTTGCGCTCGGCGACCGGATCGGTGTGATGTCGGAAGGCGCCATTCTGCAGTGGGACACGCCGTACAACCTTTATCATGAGCCGGCCAATCGCTTTGTCGCCGACTTTATCGGACAGGGCGTTTTTCTACGCGGCCGGCTGCTCAGCGAGAACACCATCCTCACCGAGCTCGGCGTCATACAAGGCAAGCATACCTATGATTGGCCGCGCGGCGCCACGGTGGAACTGTTGGTCAGGCCGGACGATATCATCCACGACGACGCGGCCGAGATGCGCGCCGAGGTCATCCACAAGGCCTTCAAGGGCGCGGAGATCATGTATACGCTGCGTCTGCCCACCGGGAGCCAGGTGCTGTCCCTGTTCCCCAGCCATCACAATCATACCCTCGGTGAGAAGGTAGGTATCAAGCTCGACGTGGATCACGTCGTGGCGTTTAAGGGTGAGGGGTGA
- the hflD gene encoding high frequency lysogenization protein HflD, which produces MTSYTDRTLALAGILQACHLVQQVARKNTSGSAALEASLGSVLKIDAETTASIYGGAAGVALGLERVREQLGKETAHRDLEMTKYVIGVMHLERQLAKRPDMLDKIRIGVERTQAQTAHFQITHTNVIAGLAGIYSDTLSTLTPRIMVQGEQGYLSSPDNTNKVRALLLAAVRSAVLWRQVGGRRWQLIFARSAILREAEMLLRSLNV; this is translated from the coding sequence ATGACCTCTTACACCGATCGAACCCTCGCCCTCGCCGGTATCTTGCAGGCCTGTCATCTGGTGCAGCAGGTGGCGCGCAAAAACACCTCCGGCAGCGCGGCGCTGGAGGCGAGCCTCGGCAGCGTGCTGAAGATAGACGCGGAAACCACCGCGTCTATCTATGGAGGCGCGGCAGGCGTTGCGCTGGGTCTCGAACGGGTGCGCGAGCAATTGGGTAAAGAAACTGCGCACAGAGATCTGGAGATGACCAAGTATGTCATCGGCGTCATGCATCTGGAGCGTCAACTGGCGAAACGCCCGGACATGCTTGACAAAATTCGCATAGGCGTCGAGAGGACTCAGGCGCAGACCGCACATTTCCAAATCACTCATACCAATGTCATTGCCGGTCTGGCGGGGATTTACAGCGACACGCTGAGCACACTCACGCCGCGCATCATGGTGCAAGGCGAGCAGGGCTATCTTTCCAGCCCCGACAACACCAACAAGGTGCGGGCCCTGCTGCTGGCCGCCGTCCGTTCGGCGGTGCTGTGGCGGCAGGTCGGCGGACGGCGCTGGCAGTTGATCTTTGCGCGCAGCGCTATCCTGCGGGAAGCTGAAATGCTCTTGCGTTCTTTGAACGTCTAA